In the genome of Arabidopsis thaliana chromosome 4, partial sequence, the window TCCAAGAACTCTCTTGGAAGCTTCTCTCACAACAGCAAATGCTTCCTACAATTTGAAATTTCCACaattgaatcaaaaacattggtgtcaaaaccaaaaactgaagGATTTGGAAAATTACAGGTAAAAGTGAATCCATGGATTCTCCTTTCTGAGCACGTTGCTTCAACGCATCAGTCCTCTCTCGCAACTCAGAATCCGAAAGAGCCGAAATCTCAGTCTCCAAGCGATTAACGGATGCGACGATGGATGCGTACTGTTGCCTAGTCGACTCTCCGTTATCAGAACCCTTGAAAATTCCGCTAAGAAGACCACCTAGTGAAGCATTCACACTCGTGCTTCTCTTCCGAGAGCAGCTACTACATCCAGATACTCCCAACTTGACGGTGTTTCCGAATTTGGTGCCCCAAAACGACGAAGAGCTCAGAAGACGATTTTGCCGGAGGATGATTCCATCCGCGATCACGAACTGAGAAGCGGTAGGTGAGATCGAGGGGCGGTGGTAAAGTAACTGAGAGTCGCAGAGTGGAGACACCATCATCGTCGACGGCGAGCCGGGAGAATTTCCGGCGGGAGCGAAAAACAGTCCGGCTGAAGAAAACCCGAAAACTTTTATTTCCGGTTTTCGTGTGTCGTCGAGTGAAGAGCACGAGAGAGAGAATTGAGACGTTGGGGATAAGGTGATGTTAATTACGTTTATACCCCTAGACTCAACTTCTGGTGGatactcttcttttttgccACGTCATTGAGTTTCTTACATATTTTCTAGCTTTAACTTATTTCAcgaattattttatatattcggCATGTATGTGCCTATGATAATgcagattttaaaaatttaggtGACCGATTGATTTGTACCATCAAATAACTTGgattcaaaccaaaaaggCTAAGCATGGATGGTAAAAATAGACACGGCATTACATCGACTGtaaaatggtaaaaagaaaaatcacgGTCATCATCTCTACACATTATTTTGCTTGTAACGGACAGAGTATATAATTCACTTGAGAGAACTGGAGATCATATAAAGAGAAtcctaaaaacaaaagactcacagagaacaaaaaaaatgttctgaCAGTAAAAGGCGGAAAAAAAACGATGAAGCAAGAATAAAATGTATGACTACCTGGGCTCAGGAGGCACTACTTTCAAACTCCTCATCCATTCGCAGAAACTGGCTTCATCAAACTCTATAAAACTACTCTTTAGTTTCATTCTTTGCTCTGTCGTCAATGTTCTTATCTGTGGAAATCTTGCTTCCTGCACAAAAAAATTGggttcagaagaaaaaaaataaaaataaatggattAAGATCCGCAATgatagttttgtcttttctttctgaCATGGTTTAGTATGTTTTTACCTGCTCATAAGGAGGGTCTTTATGTGCTGGTATAAGCCGGCAAACAAAATATCTAGCTTGGGAACTTCCTTCCTGTTATGTTTCAATATATACAAGATTTTGAATTATGTTTCAATGGATTAGCAGATAGATATTGAAtccataaaaaaagaaaggttaGAAAGTGTGTGattcttttgagaaaaattgTATAAGGTTCTGAAATGTTAAGGACCTTGAATGCGAGAATACGTGGAGCTGGAAACCGGAATTCAGTTAGCTCTTCAGCTAACGTTCTGCAAGCTGCTAAGACTGCAGCACTCTTCACCTCGTCAGCTGACAGTTCGGCTCCCTAAATCAACCAAAATGAATGATTAAACTGAAGTGATCCGAAAATAATTAAGACACAGAATGAAGACAAGAGTAACTTACCAACCAAATAAATACATCTGTGCCATGGTCAAGAATAACAGCCTTATCTGATTGCATAGAGAGATCATACGCTGGTAGTTCCTCGAATGTACCACCTTCTTGGTGCATCAAGCAACGGGGTGCTACCATACGAAGAGACAGATCGAAAGATGCgtttagaaacaaatttcgTAGCACCGATCTTTCATCTTCATGACCAATGATGTTTCCCAGTAAAGGACCCCTTCTAAGATGGAAGAGGAGTTCTGGGAGGGATGATAGTTCCTTAGGGAAGCTATAAAGCTTTGATTTTGGCACTTGTGATCCGAATTTCAAAGCAATGTCTTTGATTCTTTCGTCTACTGTAGCACGCATATCGACTGCGTCCTTCTGATTTTTCGCTAATAAAAGAGTTCTCTTGGAGATGAGGACCGCAGAAGCTTCGTCCTCAACACTCTGAAGATATGCTGAGATGCTATCAACAGTTGGCAATTTGAACGTAATTACCCGAGACACATCTGCTTGATAAACATCCGAATAATGGAAAGCAAACTGGAAAAATACATGATCGCTTTTGATGTCCCTCTTATTCTccattgagagagagaagctttGTGTTTCTTCAACACTCAGCATCTGAATAGAGAGAGCCGCATCACTCTTAAACGTCTCGTGAGTTTCTGAATGTGCTTCTTCGCCAGGTCCAATCACCTGAGTTATAAGAATATCATCTGAACATCGTACTTCAAGCAGACCATGTGAACCTGCTGCCCTAGTGGCTGCCCTCTGCAAGTCCACACCAAAGGCTTCACCAAAATCATCGTGAAGAACCAAAACACCACCTGAAGCTTTTGCAAGTGGCTGCAGGATAGGAACTCTGAGAGGGCAAGTTCCAGCGCACAATATGTCGACGACCGTATTGTGCCTGTGAGCTTCACGCCCCAAATTTTCCATCCATTTTATGGCTGTCTTTTCCATATATGGATAATTTGGATGACTCATTGAATGAGGTACCGATCCAGGACCATATGTAATGGGACCACCAGCGCAAACTATGATTCTACTGTTACCTCCTGCTCTTCTGACCACTCCCCGAGACATTTCGGCTGATGGTCCTTGGATTATAGCCAGAGCAGCCTCAACGGCAGTTCCAAGGCACCTATCTCTAGAGGCTTCAGGTACATTCAATGTGTATGGTCTTAAGGACGAGAATATCTCATGCGCTACCTTTAGTGATGCATGCATTGGTGACAAGTATACACCGGTCCCATAAATCAGCGCTTTCATCGACTCTGCAGATGGTGATTTTGCACCAGAAATAACATCCGCAGAAGCAACGGAATCTTCAGAGAAATCATATATTGAAACAGTACGACCATACAGTATAATCCCAAGCCTGGTAGTTTGTGGAAGCGAGTCTACAAATGCATGCAAAGAGCTCTGCAAGTGCTGAAGATGTGGTTCATCTAAACACTCATCAATAACAAGGACGACAGGTGCAGATGTCCGCGAATCAGAGGCAGGAACAAACCCAGGTCTCTTGTTTCCAGTCTGTACATAATCAACCAGAGGCAATGAAAGCTCTGGAAAGTTTTGCAACTCATTCTTGCTCGAAGCCACATATTCACCTTTACTTCCATTCATGTTCTCGCAGATGACACACTGCCATTGGCCTGAGCCAATTAATATGGAGCTATAGGGATTTGAATATGCTCCACAGTTCAAACAGCGATGTGGATCACGTTGGATAATCTGAGGACCAGGACTAATCTCCCTCCCAGCAGAAACTATTGCTCCAAACCCCAAGCTAGCAACATTTGCTAGCTTCTTCTGCTTTAAAACCTACATGAAACGGCCAGTGATGGTTGcagataaataaattacaCAATTAGCTAACACTGACGCACACCAAATGTGAATTGAAAGTTAAGTAAAATACCTTATTtgctgaaaacaaaacataaggtGAGTCTGCAGCTATTGGTTCTTCCATTCTAACAACATCTGGAAGATCACGCTGAGATCCAACAGATGACCCGTTTGAGTAAAAGGAAGGTGTAGATACGGGCAGAGAAGAATTAGCTGAAGAGTATGCCATAGGCTGAGGAGTAGCTGGAGAGGTACGGAAAGGCACAGCAGCTGGTTTAACCGGAGTATTAAAGACAGGAGGACCAGGCGGAGTACTCAAGCGAGGAATGGGACTTCCGGTTCTGATACCATTCGCAGGTGACAACAAACTTGGGGATTTCATCGACGGTGAAGACATCTGATCTGGTCTAAAACTTGGTTGAGGAAACCTAGGAGGTATAGGTGAAGCTACTACTGGAGGAGAATGAGGGACCGGGGTTCTATCTGGCTGTGGTGATGGCCTATTTGGCTCTAGAGGAGTGAGAGTTCCCGGGTAATTAACCGACGATTTCGGTAAGTTAGCCATCGGATTCCGAAGTTTCTACTTAATCCAAACAAAGTAAGATCACAATTCACAAGCTGAAACAGCCTTGAACTGTGTCCAGATCAAGAATCTGCAGAGAATTTCAACAAACAATCCTTAGTCCTTAGTATCCCCTAAAATTCAgctcaaaatatcaaaaaacaaagttcatagaaaaaaaaaacaggacaATTCCGAAGTTATACTTCTAAACGATACTAAACCCAAAATCACCAATTCGTTTTCGTTTCAATCACCGACAAATCAAAATCCGCAGAAGTGTATATCAACTAAAATCTACCCAAAGTagacataaaaacaaaaggcaaaatcttaaaatcaaGCAGAGAAGTTAGGGTATGAAAACagaaatctgaagaagaagaagaagcaggaaTAAAAATTGTGATACCTTAATCGGAGAGACGATTCGAGAAattaggaagaagaagaagaagcaaattcGTAGACGAATTTTTGACTCGCATTGAATCGTAGCTTACGATCCCTCTCACCCAGTACTACTCCTCTCGattctattttcattttttcattttcttttaactcgATGCGTGGCATTTTCGTTAATATTTACACTTAAGCTACAACTATTGGTCATTTCACTAACCACGCGTGCCTTGCTGGCATGATCGTAATATCTCATTGGTTATAAAATCAACTGCCAGCACACTGCATGACGTGGTATTAACCGACGTCGCATTTCAGATTCTCTCCAAAGCCGAAATAAGTAACGTAACGGTTAAATTCGGGAGAAACGACGTCGTTAACAATAAACCTTGTGGTTAAAGaccaattttcttttggtaactTCCTTTTTTGTCAAAGCTTTTACATAATTAGAAACAATGTTAGTATAAAAAAATACCTTAAgctcaaaatatattttgagaGGACTTAGGAAAACAATTGTTTGTCAACTAGAAGCACTAATGTGAAGTTGAACAAGCGAAGCATAAACACCACCTTCGATATTGATCAACGTTTCGTGCGTCCCTTTCTCTACGATCACACCGTTCTTGACCACGGCTATGACGTCAGCATTCTTGATCGTGGAAAGCCTGTGAGCCACTACTACTGTGGTCCGGTTCACCATCACTCGGTCAAGCGCGTCTTGAACCACCCGCTCCGATTCTGCGTCCAACGCGCTCGTTGCTTCGTCGAGTAACAGAATCTTCGGTTCTTTCACGATGGCGCGTGCAATTGCCACGCGTTGCTTCTGTCCTCCTGACAATTGTATCCCTCTTTCTCCCACCACCGTATCATAACCCTAAATTGAAAtaagaaagagtttttttgCTTGCATAGTAAgtaatctctctgtttttcaaaAGTGAATAAAAGTCTTGTTGTACTTGTAGTTTACCTGTTGTATACTAGATATGAACCCGTGGGCATTAGCAAGCTCTGCGGCAGCTATGATCTCAGCCTCGGATGCTTCATCACCGCCTTTTCCGTAGGCAATGTTGGATCTTATTGTGTCGTTGAACAGTACAGGCTCTTGCCCTACAAGCCCCATTTGTTGTCTCACCCATTTTAGTTGCAGCTTCTTGAGCTCAACTCTGTCTAGAGTTATATGACCCGAATCCGGATCATAAAACCTTTGTAACAGAGAAATCACTGTAGATTTACCTGATCCACTCTCTCCGACCAAAGCAACCGTCTGAAATAAGCAAGAGAATTAAAGGACTAAACATGtatatcaaaatcagaattggTAAGTTTCATGTCTCCTCACTTTATTTGTGTCAATATGTAAGGGAAATATCAagataaccaaaaaaacaaatgatagtAGTCTTTTGGACATGTTACCTGTCCAGCACGAATGGCGAAACATAGGTCACGAAAGATTTGAACGTCAGGTCTAGTTTGGTAGGTGAAGCTTATGTGACAAAGCTCGATATCTCCTTTAACATTCTCTAACACGAGTCCCGATTCATCTCTCGAATCTATCATCGATTTCCCATCAATAATCCCGAAAATGGAAGCAGCAGCACCCTTTGCTTTACTCGAATCAGGAGCAAAAGAGCTAGCTTGAGATATCCCAATCGCTGTCATGGTTAACGCCAAGAAAACCTGCAAAAGATCATTAGTTTTCTTCGTCCCAAGATTTCATTACAAAGATtcccaagaagaagaaaaaacctgAAAAACATCGTTGAAGTTTGTCCTTCCGGCTTTAACCAGTCTAGCTCCCACGTAGAAACAACTAGCGTAGACAGAGTAAAGAACGAAAAAGGAGATACCAAACCCTACTCCGCTGATTAAACCTTGCTTAATCCCAGATTTAATCGTATCTTCACATCGCTTCTTATACATCTCCATCACTTTCTCCTCTGCACAAAAAGACGCAACAGTTCTTATACTCCCCACCGCGTCATTCGCCACCTGACTCGCCTCCTCGTACTTTGCCtgcaaacatttttttctttcaaaactattttaagtttcttcttcaacaagtaAGCCTTAAACCCTTGAAAACTCATTccacaataaaaaaatgaaaacaggaATGTGCGACCAACCTTTGCGTCTGCAGTGAAGCCTTTAATGAACTTAATTTGAAGATAACCATTGATTCCAATTAAAGGAATCATTACTAAGATAATAACCGCCAATTTCCAACTCGCTGTGAAAGCTATAATCAGACCGGAGACTGCGGCTGCAGCGTTCTTAACAGATAAAGACAGCGAGTCGCCCACAAGAGTCTTGATCAAGGCTGCATCAGCAGAGAGCCTTGATCCTATGGTGCCACTCGAGTTCTCAGGATCATCGAACCACCCAACCTCCATGTGAACAACTTTCTCAAAACACATTACTCTTATCCTCTGAATTAATCTCCCTCCAGCTACAGCAAACAAGTAGGTATGCATTGGATACACTATCAAAGAAGCTACACCAAGAAGCACGAATATCATTGACCAGAATCTTGAATCTCTCTTCATATCGTGAGGCGGTTTGAAGAAAGCTTCGATTACTTTTGCAAAGAGGATACCAAAAATCGGGAATATAGTGCCGTTCACTGCACCTAATAAGGTTCCAAGTATAAGAATGGTAGTCTCCGGCTTGTTTAGAGCAGCGATTCGGGTTATCGACACATTTCGGCTTTGTTCTCGAGAAATTTCAGTATTTTCTTGGCGTCCAAGTAAACCAAGAACGGAAACAGAGTCATCATCATGCACCCTCGTTCTGATGTTTCTAGATGATCCACGGTTGATTGATCTGTCTCGCAATTCATTTGAACTCTCCAATCTCTTCGgttctttttttatcttttgtaacCGTATAAGTTGTGCATAAGCCCCTTCATGGTCCTTGAGTAGCTCCGAGTGTGAACCTATTAGATGagtacaaaaaattaaatttttgcaGTTGAGTCAAACCCCTAACCAAAATGCAGAAATGTTACTTACCTTCTTCCACTATCTTGCCGCGGTGAATCACAGCAATCATATCAGCATTTCTCACTGTGCTTAACCGATGTGCAACAATCACAGTAGTCCGGCTCATCATTACCCTATCTAAAGCCTCTTGGACTACCCTTTCAGATTCCGCATCAAGTGCGCTCGTCGCTTCATCTAACAGCAAGATCCTCGGATCTTTAAGTATCGCCCTCGCTATAgcaatcctctgtttctgtcCTCCTGAGAGTTGAGTTCCATGTTCCCCTACCAATGTCTCTAAACCTCGAGGCAACTTATCGATGAAATTAGCCGCGTTTGCTAGCTTTGCCGCTGCTTGAATCTCTTCAACTGTTGCGTTCTCTTTTCCGTAGCCGATATTCTCCATTATActtgaagaaaacagaacaggTTCTTGACTAACCAATCCAATCTTTCCCCTAATCCATTTCAACTGAAACTCCTTTAAGTTAACACCATCAATAAGCACACTGCCGGAACTTGGATCATAAAATCTTTCTATCAAACTGATCACAGAAGATTTCCCACTCCCGCTTTCCCCTACCAGAGCAGCGGTTGCACCACTCGGAATCAACAGCGAGAATCCGCCAAAAACCTCTTCCATAGGTCTCGCAGGGTAACTAAAACACACATCTCGCAGCTCGATTTCGCCTCGGATATCTTCTAAGACCTTACCATTTAGATCAAAAGCATCAATCGACGGCTTTCTTTCGATCGTTTCAAACATCTTATAAGCTGCAGCTTTACCAGCCGCAAATGCGGTTAGACAAGGTGTTGTTTGCCCTAAAGACctataaaaagagaaaaccacAGTTTTTAAACCGTTTTAACTGTGTTGAGACTACAGAgaataatatgaatatattactCACATCGAACTTGCGACCACAGTGACCATTACATTAACCACTTCCCCACCTGTATACCCTTTTTTAAGTATCATTTCTCCACCAAACCATATAGCTAAAGCATAGCTgcaaaagaacacaaaaaacaCTACTCCAAGACCTAACCCCATAGAGAAACCTTGCTTAACACTCGCTCGATAGgctaaatttataaattctcTGTAGCTTTTCATCGCTTGCTTCTCTCCCGTGAAAGAAGCAacctgaagaaaaaaacacaataactTGGTTAACATCAACCTTGcaaaagggaaaagaaagcATTCTTACGGTTCGAATAGACCCCAAAGTTTGTTCAACAACAGTCGATGCTTTTGCATAAGCAGCTTGTTCACGAGAAGAAGCTCTAGTAACTATAATCGGCATAGCTGCACCAGCTATAGCTAGAAGAGGAATTGAAACTAACATAACAAGTGTAAGTAACCATCCTTTCACAAACGCTAAAACAAATCCACCCACAAATGTTGCAATCAACTGGATAAACTTCCCAACCTgcagaaaattttcaaatctttagtAACTTCAGTCtactcattttattttattttttgctgtTTTCGTTTGTTTACCTTCTCACCCATAGCTTCTAGTATAAGAACAGTATCACCGGACATTCGACCAACAACTTCTCCGGTGCTCGTTTCGACATCGAAGAATCCAATGTCTTGTCTTAGAATCGTTTTCAGATACAAACTCCTTATCCTTGCAGCTTGTCTTTCCCCAGTAATCATCCAACAAGCCACCtctataaccaaaaaagaatttaaaaaaaaaaaatcaaaattgtttttcttacaaaacagAACTAAAGTTAACTTATTACTTACGAAGAAATGCTGCTCCTAGTGTCCCAAGTCCAAGGTAGACAAATTTCAAACAGACCTAAACATGTTAAAGTAAACAtaagattgtttctttttttgagttttttttcttcttttgattaacTCATTTTTTGGGTTCTATCCTAACCTTGGAGACTATCTCAACAATGTCTTTGTTGCTCTGGTTCTGACCAATAGAATCAATGAGATCACCAAACAATAATGTCATTAAAGGAAAACCAACACCGTTTCCTATAGCTCCGATCGAACCAACGATCATCAACAACACATCGGTAGAATCTGAGAAGGAAAACAATTTGTAGAACGGTACGgtctttgtcttttcttccatttctatcttttttgttttccttttttctaaCTACAAACATGATTGATTCATTTCTTATGTCTCtttcatttgatattttcttaaaatgattCTATTTAATGTTTAATGGCCCAATTGAAGTGatctatattattttaagaacaaaactgatcattagttataaaatatgaaaatatcgTCAGTCTTGTGTCGTCGTGTATGCCACCATTATTCCTTATTGTATTATGTTAATAGTGTGTTTAAGCATTGAACAAGCCGGAGTTCTCGTCCCTTTTTAGATTATCACATGTGATATGTGAAAAATGACAGTTGCGTAGCTAAAAAGCAATGACTAATAACAATAAATGTTTGCGTCAATTAGAAGCATTGATGTGGAGTTGAACGAGCGAGGCATAAACTCCACCTTCGATATTGATCAACGTCTCGTGCGTCCCTTTCTCTGCAATCACACCGTTCTTGACGACGGCGATGACGTCAGCATTCTTGATCGTTGAAAGCCTGTGAGCCACCACGATGGTGGTCCGGTTCACCATCACCCGATCAAGCGCGTCTTGAACCACCCGCTCCGATTCTGCGTCCAACGCGCTCGTCGCTTCGTCGAGTAACAGAATCTTCGGTTCTTTCACGATGGCGCGTGCAATCGCCACGCGCTGCTTCTGTCCTCCTGACAATTGTATCCCTCTCTCTCCCACCACCGTATCATAACCCTAAattgaaataagaaagattATTTTGCTTGCGTAGTAAgtaatctctctgtttttcaaaAGTGAATAAAAGTCTTGTTTTGATTACCTTTTGTATACTAGAGATGAACCTGTGGGCATTAGCTAGCTCGGAAGCAGCTATAATCTCAGCCTCGGTTGCTTCCTCGCCGCCTTTTCCATAAGCAATGTTGGCTCGTATCGTGTCGTTGAATAGTACAGGCTCTTGTCCTACAAGCCCCATCTGTTGTCTTAGCCATTTTAGTCGCAGCTTCTTGAGCTCAACTCCGTCTAGAGTTATATGACCTGAATCCGGATCATAAAACCTCTGTAACAGTGAAATCACCGTAGATTTTCCTGACCCACTTTCTCCAACCAAAGCAACAGTCTGGAAACAAcataagaaataaagaagTGTGCATATAATTAAAGCCCAAATCAGTTCAAAATCGTACCAAATATATTGAAATCTATAacaaaatagtataaaatcGGCAGAGttctaaaaatgtttttttggagCTTCTACGCAAACACACACGACTTCATGTAAAAATGTTGGAGATGGTTACCTGTCCGGCACGAATGCTCAAACAGAGGTCACGAAAGACTTGAACATCAGGTCTAGTTTGGTAAGTGAAGCTTATGTGGCAAAGCTCGATATCTCCTTTTACATTCTCCAACACCATTCCCGATTCGTCTCTCGAATCTATCTTCGATATCCTATCAATAATTCTGAAAATCGAAACAGCAGCACCCTTACCTTTACTCGAATCAGGAGCAAAAGAGCTCGCCTGAGAAATCCCAACTGCTGTTAACGTCAAGGCCAAGAAAACCTGCACAAAAATCATTAACTACAGTATGTTCTCCTCAAGATCCATTACAGAGatttccaagaaaataaacctGAAAAACATCGTTGAAGTTTGTCCTTCCGGCTTTAACCAGTCTAGCTCCCACGTAGAAACAACTAGCGTAGACAGAGTAAAGAACGAAAAAGGAGATACCAAACCCTACTCCGCTGATTAAACCTTGCTTAATCCCAGATTTAATCGTATCTTCACATCGTTTCTTATACATCTCCATCACTTTTTCCTCCGCACAGAAAGACGCAACCGTTCTTATACTCCCCACTGCATCGTTCGCCACCTGACTCGCCTCCTCGTACTTTGCCTgcaaacatcattttttataatattttaagttacTTCTGTAACGAGtaacaaaccctaaccctagaaaactcattttttttaaagtaggCATGTTCAGTTCTGATAAACTTTCGAGTTAGGGCAACATAAATTACCCATTTAGGTCAAGATAATACTTATGTTGGTAAGGATACGTTTTCGTACAGATACATTTGAGACAATAATTTTTAGTACTCAGTTCGTAGAGGACCAACCTTTGCGTCTGCACTGAAGCCTTTCATGAActtaatttgaatatatccATTGATTCCAATAAACGGAATAATTACTAAGATGATAATCGCCACTTCCCAGCTCGCCGTGAAAGCTATGATTAGTCCTGTCACCAAAGACGCAACGTTTTTAACCGATAGACAAAGCGAGTCTCCCACAAGAGTCCGGATCAAGGCTGCATCAGCAGAGAGCCTCGCTCCCATTGCACCGCTCGAGTTCCCAGGTTCATCGAACCACCCAACCTC includes:
- the ABCB3 gene encoding P-glycoprotein 3 (P-glycoprotein 3 (PGP3); FUNCTIONS IN: ATPase activity, coupled to transmembrane movement of substances; INVOLVED IN: transport, transmembrane transport; LOCATED IN: integral to membrane; CONTAINS InterPro DOMAIN/s: ATPase, AAA+ type, core (InterPro:IPR003593), ABC transporter-like (InterPro:IPR003439), ABC transporter, transmembrane domain, type 1 (InterPro:IPR011527), ABC transporter integral membrane type 1 (InterPro:IPR017940), ABC transporter, transmembrane domain (InterPro:IPR001140), ABC transporter, conserved site (InterPro:IPR017871); BEST Arabidopsis thaliana protein match is: P-glycoprotein 5 (TAIR:AT4G01830.1); Has 830190 Blast hits to 386538 proteins in 4151 species: Archae - 14649; Bacteria - 648558; Metazoa - 17709; Fungi - 12207; Plants - 9512; Viruses - 34; Other Eukaryotes - 127521 (source: NCBI BLink).), coding for MEEKTKTVPFYKLFSFSDSTDVLLMIVGSIGAIGNGVGFPLMTLLFGDLIDSIGQNQSNKDIVEIVSKVCLKFVYLGLGTLGAAFLQVACWMITGERQAARIRSLYLKTILRQDIGFFDVETSTGEVVGRMSGDTVLILEAMGEKVGKFIQLIATFVGGFVLAFVKGWLLTLVMLVSIPLLAIAGAAMPIIVTRASSREQAAYAKASTVVEQTLGSIRTVASFTGEKQAMKSYREFINLAYRASVKQGFSMGLGLGVVFFVFFCSYALAIWFGGEMILKKGYTGGEVVNVMVTVVASSMSLGQTTPCLTAFAAGKAAAYKMFETIERKPSIDAFDLNGKVLEDIRGEIELRDVCFSYPARPMEEVFGGFSLLIPSGATAALVGESGSGKSSVISLIERFYDPSSGSVLIDGVNLKEFQLKWIRGKIGLVSQEPVLFSSSIMENIGYGKENATVEEIQAAAKLANAANFIDKLPRGLETLVGEHGTQLSGGQKQRIAIARAILKDPRILLLDEATSALDAESERVVQEALDRVMMSRTTVIVAHRLSTVRNADMIAVIHRGKIVEEGSHSELLKDHEGAYAQLIRLQKIKKEPKRLESSNELRDRSINRGSSRNIRTRVHDDDSVSVLGLLGRQENTEISREQSRNVSITRIAALNKPETTILILGTLLGAVNGTIFPIFGILFAKVIEAFFKPPHDMKRDSRFWSMIFVLLGVASLIVYPMHTYLFAVAGGRLIQRIRVMCFEKVVHMEVGWFDDPENSSGTIGSRLSADAALIKTLVGDSLSLSVKNAAAAVSGLIIAFTASWKLAVIILVMIPLIGINGYLQIKFIKGFTADAKAKYEEASQVANDAVGSIRTVASFCAEEKVMEMYKKRCEDTIKSGIKQGLISGVGFGISFFVLYSVYASCFYVGARLVKAGRTNFNDVFQVFLALTMTAIGISQASSFAPDSSKAKGAAASIFGIIDGKSMIDSRDESGLVLENVKGDIELCHISFTYQTRPDVQIFRDLCFAIRAGQTVALVGESGSGKSTVISLLQRFYDPDSGHITLDRVELKKLQLKWVRQQMGLVGQEPVLFNDTIRSNIAYGKGGDEASEAEIIAAAELANAHGFISSIQQGYDTVVGERGIQLSGGQKQRVAIARAIVKEPKILLLDEATSALDAESERVVQDALDRVMVNRTTVVVAHRLSTIKNADVIAVVKNGVIVEKGTHETLINIEGGVYASLVQLHISASS
- the ABCB3 gene encoding P-glycoprotein 3 is translated as MEEKTKTVPFYKLFSFSDSTDVLLMIVGSIGAIGNGVGFPLMTLLFGDLIDSIGQNQSNKDIVEIVSKVCLKFVYLGLGTLGAAFLQVACWMITGERQAARIRSLYLKTILRQDIGFFDVETSTGEVVGRMSGDTVLILEAMGEKVGKFIQLIATFVGGFVLAFVKGWLLTLVMLVSIPLLAIAGAAMPIIVTRASSREQAAYAKASTVVEQTLGSIRTVASFTGEKQAMKSYREFINLAYRASVKQGFSMGLGLGVVFFVFFCSYALAIWFGGEMILKKGYTGGEVVNVMVTVVASSMSLGQTTPCLTAFAAGKAAAYKMFETIERKPSIDAFDLNGKVLEDIRGEIELRDVCFSYPARPMEEVFGGFSLLIPSGATAALVGESGSGKSSVISLIERFYDPSSGSVLIDGVNLKEFQLKWIRGKIGLVSQEPVLFSSSIMENIGYGKENATVEEIQAAAKLANAANFIDKLPRGLETLVGEHGTQLSGGQKQRIAIARAILKDPRILLLDEATSALDAESERVVQEALDRVMMSRTTVIVAHRLSTVRNADMIAVIHRGKIVEEGSHSELLKDHEGAYAQLIRLQKIKKEPKRLESSNELRDRSINRGSSRNIRTRVHDDDSVSVLGLLGRQENTEISREQSRNVSITRIAALNKPETTILILGTLLGAVNGTIFPIFGILFAKVIEAFFKPPHDMKRDSRFWSMIFVLLGVASLIVYPMHTYLFAVAGGRLIQRIRVMCFEKVVHMEVGWFDDPENSSGTIGSRLSADAALIKTLVGDSLSLSVKNAAAAVSGLIIAFTASWKLAVIILVMIPLIGINGYLQIKFIKGFTADAKAKYEEASQVANDAVGSIRTVASFCAEEKVMEMYKKRCEDTIKSGIKQGLISGVGFGISFFVLYSVYASCFYVGARLVKAGRTNFNDVFQRLGYLKLALLLLIRVKQRVLLLPFSGLLMGNR